The following proteins come from a genomic window of Sporolituus thermophilus DSM 23256:
- a CDS encoding MazG-like family protein produces the protein MLSHEPDILRRLRLIEWLKAELVSQVGRLFQAFAQASEQAIRDALASIIIACYVLGRRLGIDFAALDEVILTRLGQTIKQDPEIEKWFGDYSEFQRHLKNKR, from the coding sequence GTGCTATCCCATGAACCAGATATTCTGCGCCGCCTGCGTCTCATCGAGTGGCTGAAGGCCGAGCTGGTCAGCCAGGTGGGGCGGTTATTTCAGGCCTTTGCCCAAGCAAGCGAACAAGCCATACGGGACGCGCTGGCCTCCATCATCATTGCCTGTTATGTGCTGGGCCGGCGGCTGGGCATTGATTTCGCCGCCCTGGATGAAGTGATATTGACCCGATTGGGCCAAACTATAAAGCAAGATCCGGAAATAGAAAAATGGTTTGGCGATTATAGTGAGTTTCAACGCCATTTGAAAAATAAGAGGTGA
- the rmuC gene encoding DNA recombination protein RmuC: MSDLAIISLILNIAVLALLLLLLLRSGRTAELAPFEKALDRLERILRAEAAQNRSEAAETARMLREELVGTVGRFQEAVLRRLHENTGTQMAQLEAFANILQNFTRTSDQKADRLREEVQAMRESNEQRLDKLREVVDGQLKALRDDNSRRLEEMRRTVDEKLHATLEKRLGESFRLVSERLEQVHKGLGEMQALATGVGDLKRVLTNVKARGIWGEYQLAGLLEQILTPDQYAQNVATKPGSSERVEFAVKLPGRDGEAAPVWLPIDAKFPQEDYQRLLDAQDKADAKLAEEAARALENRLRAEARDIAAKYISVPHTTEFAILFLPIEGLYAEVLRRPGLCDSLIRDYRVIVTGPTTLAALLSSLQMGFRTLAIEKRSAEVWQLLGAVKTEFSKFGDLLDKTSRKLQEASASIETAARKSRTIERKLKKVEELPAEEAVRLLDSAAAEEECG; this comes from the coding sequence ATGTCTGACTTAGCCATAATCAGCCTGATACTTAATATTGCCGTCCTTGCCCTGCTCCTCCTGCTGCTTCTTCGCAGTGGTCGGACCGCCGAACTGGCCCCCTTTGAAAAAGCTCTCGACCGGCTGGAGCGCATCCTGCGGGCCGAAGCGGCGCAAAACCGGAGTGAAGCAGCCGAAACCGCCCGTATGCTGCGGGAAGAATTGGTCGGAACGGTCGGACGGTTTCAGGAGGCTGTCCTGCGCCGTCTCCATGAAAACACCGGTACCCAGATGGCCCAACTGGAGGCTTTTGCCAATATCTTGCAGAATTTCACCCGGACCAGCGACCAGAAAGCCGACCGGCTACGGGAGGAAGTCCAGGCCATGCGGGAGAGCAATGAGCAGCGGCTGGATAAGCTGCGCGAGGTCGTGGACGGCCAGCTCAAAGCGCTGCGCGATGACAATAGCCGCCGGCTTGAGGAAATGCGCCGCACGGTGGACGAAAAGCTACACGCCACGCTGGAAAAGCGCCTGGGCGAGAGCTTTCGCCTGGTTAGCGAGCGCTTGGAACAGGTGCACAAGGGGCTGGGCGAGATGCAGGCTCTCGCCACTGGCGTAGGCGACTTAAAGCGGGTGCTGACCAATGTTAAAGCCCGTGGCATCTGGGGAGAATACCAACTGGCCGGGCTGCTCGAGCAAATCCTTACTCCTGACCAGTACGCCCAAAACGTGGCCACCAAGCCAGGGTCGTCGGAACGGGTGGAGTTTGCCGTCAAACTGCCGGGGCGCGATGGGGAGGCGGCGCCGGTGTGGCTGCCCATTGACGCCAAGTTTCCGCAGGAAGACTACCAGCGCCTGCTGGATGCCCAGGATAAGGCCGATGCCAAGCTGGCGGAAGAGGCGGCGAGAGCCCTGGAGAACCGCCTTCGGGCCGAGGCGCGCGATATTGCCGCCAAATATATCAGCGTCCCCCATACTACCGAGTTCGCCATTCTCTTTCTCCCCATTGAAGGTTTGTACGCCGAAGTATTGCGCCGGCCCGGGCTGTGCGACAGTCTGATCCGGGATTACCGCGTCATCGTCACCGGGCCGACGACGCTCGCCGCCCTGCTCAGCAGCCTGCAGATGGGCTTTCGGACGCTGGCCATCGAAAAGCGTAGCGCCGAAGTATGGCAGCTGCTCGGCGCCGTTAAGACCGAATTTAGCAAGTTTGGTGATCTTTTGGACAAAACGAGCCGCAAACTGCAGGAAGCGTCCGCCTCGATCGAAACAGCGGCCCGCAAGTCGCGCACTATTGAGCGGAAACTGAAAAAAGTCGAAGAGCTTCCCGCCGAAGAAGCCGTCCGGCTCCTTGACAGCGCCGCGGCGGAAGAAGAATGTGGGTAA
- the rplI gene encoding 50S ribosomal protein L9, whose protein sequence is MKVILVQEVKKLGKKGDIIEVSEGYARNYLLPQKLAIPATEANINAAKQQKETEARRQQRQLDEARLLASQLAKLSVKVAVKTGEGGKLFGSVTGKDIADALSAQHGLEIDKRKIELKEAIKALGTYPVTIKVHPEVSCQIQVQVIAQ, encoded by the coding sequence ATGAAGGTTATCTTGGTGCAGGAAGTAAAAAAACTCGGTAAAAAAGGCGATATCATAGAGGTATCCGAGGGCTATGCCCGCAATTATCTGCTGCCCCAGAAACTGGCCATTCCGGCTACCGAGGCCAATATCAACGCCGCGAAGCAGCAGAAAGAGACGGAAGCCCGCCGCCAGCAGCGCCAGCTTGATGAGGCCCGGCTATTGGCCAGCCAGCTGGCGAAGCTCAGCGTTAAAGTCGCGGTCAAGACCGGCGAAGGCGGCAAACTCTTCGGTTCGGTAACCGGCAAAGACATTGCCGACGCTCTTTCGGCCCAGCACGGTCTTGAAATCGATAAACGCAAGATCGAACTGAAAGAGGCGATTAAAGCCCTCGGGACATATCCGGTCACCATTAAGGTTCATCCCGAAGTGAGCTGTCAGATTCAGGTGCAGGTTATCGCCCAGTAA
- a CDS encoding YybS family protein encodes MRNTGIRPMVEGGVLAAVAIMFAFISAYIPIIGPFVNLIWPVPIILLGVRHGYKWSIMATIVAGIIIAILMHPLHAVSVVVGFGLIGIVLGHAFRAGLSPAKAIGWGAVASLVSKAAVLAIGAVFLGVNPLNIQGDVMTQAAEQAIDFYRRLGMKEEDLARMGEMLRTMLDLFKIILPAGFVLAAVVDTYLNFVVAKAVLGRLGHRIAPFPPFKEWTLPRAVLYAFIIAILAIYWGQSREIKLLYNAGVNLQMLSTVALLVQGMALFYFLADKYNLSRFVRGIILILIFSNGFLMQVVIFAGAFDMALDYRRLRSPHSM; translated from the coding sequence ATGCGTAATACCGGTATCCGACCAATGGTGGAAGGCGGCGTGCTGGCCGCCGTGGCCATTATGTTTGCGTTTATCAGCGCCTATATTCCTATAATTGGCCCTTTTGTCAACCTTATCTGGCCGGTGCCCATCATTCTCCTGGGGGTCCGGCATGGCTATAAATGGAGCATCATGGCTACAATCGTAGCCGGTATTATCATTGCCATTCTTATGCATCCCCTCCATGCCGTTTCGGTCGTCGTCGGCTTCGGTCTCATCGGCATCGTGCTGGGCCATGCTTTTCGCGCCGGCCTTTCGCCGGCCAAGGCCATCGGGTGGGGGGCGGTTGCCTCGCTTGTTTCCAAGGCGGCCGTGCTGGCGATCGGCGCCGTTTTTCTCGGCGTCAATCCGCTCAATATTCAGGGCGATGTTATGACCCAGGCGGCCGAGCAGGCCATCGACTTTTACCGCCGGCTTGGCATGAAAGAGGAAGACCTGGCCCGCATGGGCGAGATGCTGCGCACCATGCTCGATCTTTTCAAAATCATCCTGCCCGCCGGGTTCGTGCTGGCCGCGGTGGTGGATACCTATCTCAATTTCGTTGTGGCCAAAGCGGTGCTAGGCAGACTCGGCCATCGTATCGCTCCCTTTCCGCCGTTTAAAGAATGGACACTGCCGCGCGCCGTCCTGTATGCATTCATCATCGCCATCCTGGCCATCTATTGGGGACAGTCCCGGGAAATTAAACTGCTTTACAATGCCGGCGTAAACCTGCAAATGCTCAGCACGGTGGCGCTGCTCGTGCAAGGTATGGCGTTATTTTACTTCCTTGCCGATAAATACAATTTGTCAAGATTTGTCCGCGGTATTATACTGATCTTGATATTCAGCAATGGTTTTCTCATGCAGGTAGTCATTTTTGCGGGCGCTTTTGATATGGCCCTTGACTACCGGCGGCTGCGGTCGCCGCATTCGATGTAA
- a CDS encoding single-stranded DNA-binding protein — protein sequence MNKVILVGRLAQDPEVRYTQTGKAVASFNLAVNRYVSQGQQQTDFIPIVAWERLAETCGNNLTKGQRILVEGRLQIRSYETPDGQKRRVAEVVALSIEFLERKQTAAAGGGSGSFDVSSIGSDVFPPEEEIPF from the coding sequence ATGAATAAGGTTATCTTAGTCGGTCGTCTCGCCCAGGACCCGGAAGTTCGCTATACGCAAACAGGCAAAGCGGTAGCGTCGTTTAACCTCGCCGTTAACCGCTATGTTAGCCAGGGACAACAGCAGACCGATTTTATTCCCATTGTCGCGTGGGAACGACTGGCCGAAACTTGTGGAAATAACCTTACCAAAGGACAGCGGATTTTGGTAGAAGGGCGCTTGCAAATCCGCTCCTATGAAACTCCTGACGGCCAAAAACGGCGGGTTGCCGAGGTCGTCGCCCTGAGCATCGAGTTTCTGGAGCGCAAGCAAACGGCTGCTGCCGGCGGTGGCAGCGGTTCCTTCGACGTGTCGTCCATTGGCAGCGACGTCTTCCCTCCTGAAGAGGAAATACCATTTTAA
- a CDS encoding DUF3311 domain-containing protein translates to MNPVKVILTLIPFIWTIGMIPFVNRVKPFVLGLPFLAFWLIAGIIVAFLCISALYRLDKNKDDADV, encoded by the coding sequence ATGAATCCGGTAAAAGTGATTTTAACATTGATTCCGTTTATCTGGACTATTGGTATGATTCCGTTCGTTAACAGAGTAAAGCCTTTTGTATTAGGGTTGCCGTTTTTGGCCTTCTGGCTGATTGCCGGAATTATCGTCGCTTTTTTGTGCATAAGCGCCCTTTATCGCCTCGATAAAAACAAAGACGACGCGGATGTTTAA
- a CDS encoding DHH family phosphoesterase has product MPQGPSFWFDTRIYLAVAAILLAVISFYNHYIAIIGAVLLYALYLYGRERHLARQRALAEYLSSLSGNIDEASYHALQNLPLAIAIVDAGGLLHWCNSVLANWLHDIEPGQSLTEVWPALNLAEIWGKAGVLPLKAGDRYYHITHKPLSPAAQDGGMAGQDLMLLYITDVTGTELVRQRCLGAMPVLALIQIDNYDDVLKGLTESQRTAILGEVGSHLADWAASLDGFIKKFSEDTYIAIFNRRALDKLLADKFDILDKIRAIRGVSRLPVTLSMGVAADEPTVAALGQRAQAGLDLALGRGGDQAAVYVEGKVQFYGGKAKAVEKNTRVKARVVAQAIRDIMGDADLVLVMGHAGEDFDSLGAAMGVAKMARHAGKEVHIVVSEPGAAVAKLQELLPDYKEYEALLLTADAAAELIAARTVLFVVDTHRPELTAAPDLLAKVDRVVVIDHHRRAETFIESPLLVYLEPSASSTSELVTELLEYYDDGLDLTRLEASALYAGIIVDTKNFVVQTGVRTFEAASYLRRAGADPALVRRLFCVDLASLRLRASIINSAEMLPGGVVIATCPAQGKTAQVSAAQAADMLLNIEGVRVCFILFWLEEGGVGVSARSQGDINVQVIMEKLGGGGHQTAAAAQIKDLTIAEVKQRLTEIVSQYLEESESYEGYLGAGSKKTR; this is encoded by the coding sequence ATGCCCCAAGGACCGTCATTTTGGTTTGATACCCGCATCTATTTGGCAGTCGCGGCCATCCTGCTGGCCGTGATTTCCTTCTATAATCACTATATCGCAATTATCGGGGCAGTCCTGCTCTATGCGCTGTATCTTTACGGCCGGGAGCGGCACCTGGCGCGGCAGCGGGCGCTGGCCGAATACCTGTCGTCACTAAGCGGCAATATCGACGAAGCATCATACCATGCCCTGCAAAACCTGCCGCTGGCTATTGCCATTGTTGATGCCGGCGGCCTCCTGCACTGGTGTAACAGCGTGCTGGCCAACTGGCTTCATGATATCGAGCCCGGCCAGTCGCTTACCGAAGTGTGGCCGGCCCTGAACCTTGCCGAGATTTGGGGAAAAGCGGGGGTATTGCCGCTTAAGGCCGGTGATCGGTACTACCATATTACCCATAAACCGCTCAGTCCCGCGGCGCAGGACGGCGGCATGGCGGGCCAAGACCTCATGCTGCTCTACATCACCGACGTAACCGGCACCGAACTGGTGCGTCAGCGCTGCTTAGGCGCCATGCCGGTATTGGCGCTAATTCAAATTGATAATTATGATGATGTTCTCAAAGGGCTGACGGAAAGCCAGCGTACCGCCATTCTCGGCGAGGTAGGCAGCCACCTTGCCGATTGGGCCGCCAGTCTCGACGGCTTTATTAAAAAATTCAGCGAAGACACATACATCGCCATATTTAATCGGCGGGCCCTTGATAAACTGCTCGCCGATAAATTCGATATCCTTGATAAGATCCGGGCGATCCGGGGTGTGAGCCGCCTGCCCGTTACCTTGAGCATGGGCGTGGCGGCCGACGAGCCGACGGTGGCTGCGCTGGGCCAGCGGGCACAGGCGGGGCTGGACCTCGCCCTCGGCCGCGGCGGCGACCAGGCCGCCGTTTACGTTGAAGGCAAGGTGCAGTTTTACGGCGGCAAAGCCAAGGCGGTGGAAAAGAACACCCGGGTTAAGGCCCGGGTCGTAGCCCAGGCTATCCGGGATATCATGGGTGACGCCGACCTTGTATTGGTAATGGGCCATGCCGGAGAAGATTTTGACAGCTTGGGCGCGGCCATGGGCGTGGCCAAAATGGCCCGTCACGCCGGCAAAGAAGTCCATATCGTGGTCAGCGAGCCGGGGGCGGCGGTAGCCAAACTGCAGGAACTGCTGCCGGACTATAAAGAGTATGAGGCGCTGCTTCTCACGGCTGACGCGGCGGCCGAACTCATAGCCGCCCGGACGGTACTGTTTGTCGTCGATACCCACCGGCCGGAGCTGACGGCGGCGCCGGACTTGCTCGCCAAGGTGGACCGCGTCGTTGTGATTGACCACCACCGCCGGGCCGAAACGTTTATCGAAAGTCCCTTGCTTGTTTACCTGGAACCGTCGGCTTCTTCGACCAGCGAGCTGGTTACCGAGCTGCTAGAGTATTATGATGACGGGCTGGATTTGACGCGCCTGGAAGCATCGGCGCTCTACGCCGGTATCATCGTGGACACCAAGAATTTTGTCGTCCAGACCGGCGTCCGCACCTTTGAGGCGGCGTCCTATCTGCGCCGGGCCGGAGCCGACCCCGCGCTGGTGCGGCGTCTTTTCTGCGTTGACCTGGCCAGCCTCCGCTTGCGGGCCAGTATCATCAACAGTGCGGAAATGCTGCCCGGCGGCGTGGTTATTGCCACTTGTCCGGCCCAGGGCAAAACGGCCCAGGTGTCGGCGGCGCAGGCGGCCGATATGCTCCTCAATATCGAGGGAGTACGGGTCTGCTTCATCCTCTTTTGGCTCGAAGAGGGCGGCGTCGGGGTAAGTGCCCGTTCCCAGGGCGACATTAATGTCCAGGTTATAATGGAAAAATTGGGCGGCGGCGGCCATCAGACCGCGGCCGCCGCCCAGATAAAGGACCTAACCATCGCAGAGGTAAAACAGCGCCTTACGGAAATTGTTTCCCAGTATTTAGAGGAGAGTGAGTCCTATGAAGGTTATCTTGGTGCAGGAAGTAAAAAAACTCGGTAA
- the lonC gene encoding Lon family ATP-dependent protease yields MKGFFNKFVRQTQAPRPAKEADDALRREVSALYGLYSGLVGAEKVVLKAGKVDALELMRSDSLPERVLALQKLVYEDPTVDRLPTYEEIPAILEEIEDELADMMARRTVEEKIEKKIAEKMDQRHQEYIREIKAQVLKEEEPAVENPQTLKKYAVLEKLEQKRLTKSAMELVRPTSLAEIVGQERAIEALRAKLASPYPQHLIIYGPPGVGKTTAARLVLEEAKKLKFTPFAADAPFIEVDGTTLRWDPRDMTNPLLGSVHDPIYQGARKDLAETGIPEPKPGLVTDAHGGILFIDEIGEMDPMLQNKLLKVLEDKRVFFESAYYDPADPHVPKYVKKLFADGAPADFILIGATTRDPGDINPAIRSRCAEIFFEPLTPKHIEEIVYNAARRLQADMDGDIPRIISEYTIEGRKAINILADAYGRALYRAGGDTGKVVITAADVYQVVQISRLTPYVSRKASATAEVGKVFGLGVAGYLGSVLEIEAVAFPAADKGKGSIRFNDTAGSMAKDSVFNAAAVVRKLTGQDMANYDLHVNIVGGGRIDGPSAGLAITAAIISAITGRPIRQDVAVTGEISIQGKVKAVGGVFEKAYGARQAGATTLIIPKENEHDIPRGHLGLDIRPVETIDAALDILLAKADQAIA; encoded by the coding sequence ATGAAAGGATTTTTCAATAAATTTGTCCGCCAGACGCAGGCGCCACGGCCGGCCAAGGAGGCTGATGACGCTCTCCGGCGCGAGGTGTCCGCCTTGTACGGTCTCTATTCCGGGCTGGTAGGGGCGGAAAAGGTGGTGCTCAAAGCCGGCAAGGTGGATGCCTTGGAGCTGATGCGTTCCGATAGTTTGCCAGAGCGGGTTTTAGCCTTGCAGAAGCTGGTTTACGAGGATCCCACCGTGGACAGACTGCCCACTTACGAGGAGATTCCGGCCATCCTTGAGGAAATAGAGGATGAGCTGGCCGATATGATGGCCCGCCGGACGGTAGAGGAGAAAATCGAAAAAAAGATTGCCGAAAAGATGGACCAGCGCCATCAAGAATATATCCGCGAGATCAAGGCCCAGGTGCTGAAAGAAGAAGAGCCTGCCGTGGAAAATCCCCAGACGCTGAAAAAATATGCCGTTCTGGAAAAACTCGAGCAAAAGCGCTTGACCAAGTCGGCCATGGAACTAGTGAGGCCGACCAGCCTGGCGGAAATCGTCGGGCAGGAGCGGGCCATTGAAGCGCTAAGAGCCAAACTGGCCTCGCCCTATCCGCAGCACCTTATTATCTACGGCCCGCCGGGCGTCGGCAAAACGACGGCCGCCCGCTTGGTGCTGGAAGAAGCGAAAAAACTCAAGTTTACCCCCTTTGCGGCCGATGCGCCGTTCATTGAGGTGGACGGCACTACCCTGCGCTGGGACCCGCGCGACATGACCAATCCGCTCCTGGGCTCGGTTCATGACCCGATTTATCAGGGGGCGCGCAAGGATTTGGCCGAAACCGGCATTCCCGAGCCCAAGCCCGGGCTGGTAACCGACGCGCATGGCGGTATTCTCTTTATTGACGAAATCGGCGAAATGGATCCCATGCTGCAGAATAAACTGCTCAAAGTGCTGGAAGACAAACGGGTTTTCTTTGAATCGGCCTACTACGACCCGGCGGATCCGCACGTCCCGAAGTATGTGAAGAAATTGTTCGCCGACGGTGCGCCGGCAGATTTCATTCTCATCGGCGCTACCACCCGCGACCCCGGCGACATTAATCCGGCCATCCGTTCGCGTTGCGCCGAAATCTTTTTTGAACCGCTCACCCCTAAACACATTGAAGAGATCGTTTATAACGCCGCCCGGCGGCTGCAGGCGGACATGGACGGCGACATCCCGCGTATTATCAGCGAGTATACCATTGAGGGCCGTAAGGCGATCAATATTTTGGCCGACGCCTACGGTCGGGCGCTGTACCGCGCGGGCGGCGACACCGGCAAAGTCGTCATCACGGCCGCCGATGTTTATCAGGTAGTGCAGATCAGCCGCCTGACGCCTTATGTTAGTCGCAAGGCCTCGGCTACGGCCGAGGTGGGCAAGGTCTTTGGCCTGGGCGTGGCCGGTTATCTTGGTTCGGTCCTGGAGATTGAGGCGGTCGCTTTTCCCGCCGCGGATAAAGGCAAAGGCAGCATCCGGTTTAACGATACGGCAGGCAGTATGGCGAAAGACTCGGTCTTTAATGCGGCGGCCGTGGTCCGCAAACTTACCGGGCAGGACATGGCCAACTATGACCTTCATGTGAATATTGTCGGCGGTGGCCGCATCGACGGCCCGTCAGCCGGCCTGGCCATTACTGCCGCCATCATTTCGGCCATTACCGGCCGGCCGATCAGGCAGGACGTGGCCGTGACCGGCGAGATCTCCATTCAGGGCAAAGTCAAAGCGGTCGGCGGCGTCTTCGAAAAGGCCTATGGCGCCAGGCAAGCCGGCGCGACCACGCTGATCATTCCTAAGGAAAACGAGCATGACATCCCGCGGGGCCACCTGGGGCTTGATATCCGCCCGGTGGAAACGATTGATGCCGCCTTGGATATTCTCCTGGCCAAAGCTGATCAGGCCATTGCCTAA
- the rpsR gene encoding 30S ribosomal protein S18, which produces MKRERGRKPKKKVCSFCVDKIERVDYKDVPRLRRFITERGKILPRRISGNCARHQRQLTLAIKRARNMALLPFTAE; this is translated from the coding sequence GTGAAACGCGAACGAGGCAGAAAACCGAAGAAAAAGGTTTGCAGTTTCTGCGTTGACAAGATAGAACGTGTTGACTACAAAGATGTGCCCAGACTGCGCCGGTTTATCACCGAGCGGGGCAAAATCCTGCCGCGCCGCATCTCGGGCAACTGCGCCAGACATCAACGTCAACTCACACTTGCCATTAAACGCGCGCGTAATATGGCCCTCCTGCCGTTTACGGCGGAATAA
- the rpsF gene encoding 30S ribosomal protein S6, with protein sequence MRKYEVMFIVKPLDEEATAAVIAKFENLIKNNGGNIEKIDRWGKRRLAYPVKDFTEGFYCVIYFDAEPKAVFELERVMKITDEILRHMVIKEDE encoded by the coding sequence GTGAGAAAATACGAAGTCATGTTCATTGTGAAGCCGCTCGACGAAGAAGCGACCGCTGCGGTAATTGCCAAGTTTGAGAACCTCATTAAAAACAACGGCGGCAACATTGAGAAAATCGACCGTTGGGGCAAGCGGCGCCTGGCCTACCCGGTGAAAGACTTCACCGAGGGCTTCTACTGCGTCATTTATTTCGACGCCGAGCCCAAAGCCGTGTTCGAGCTTGAGCGCGTAATGAAGATTACGGACGAGATTTTGCGTCATATGGTTATTAAAGAAGACGAATAG
- the dnaB gene encoding replicative DNA helicase gives MLDRIPPQNVEAEQAVLGAMLIEREAISKVAEFLRPDDFYREAHRLIYQAILNLFNRNEAVDIVTVTEVLRKEEKLEGAGGISYITSLANSVPTAANVVYHAKIVEEKALLRQLINTATQIAGMGYEANEEVAAILDRAEKMILEVSNRKVGRDFTPIKAIIFDAFAKIEELYATRGGITGIPTGFKDLDRLTSGLQPSDLILIAARPSMGKTAFTLNIAQHVAIREKKTVAFFSLEMSKEQLVQRMLCAEAAIDAQRLRTGELEDHDWKKLVLAADKLAAAPIFIDDTPGITVLEMRTKARRLKIEHDLKLIIIDYLQLMQGSSGPSRSENRQQEISEISRSLKALARELNVPVIALSQLSRGVEARQSKKPMLSDLRESGSLEQDADIVAFLYREDYYNPDTDKKNITEVIVAKHRNGPVDTVQLFFHKQFTKFIDLTTRTD, from the coding sequence ATGTTAGACCGTATACCGCCCCAGAACGTGGAAGCCGAACAGGCCGTTCTCGGCGCGATGCTTATCGAACGGGAAGCCATTTCCAAGGTCGCCGAGTTTTTACGTCCCGATGACTTTTACCGTGAGGCCCACCGGCTCATTTACCAGGCTATTTTGAACCTTTTCAACCGCAACGAGGCGGTGGATATCGTCACTGTCACCGAAGTGCTGCGCAAGGAAGAAAAACTCGAAGGCGCCGGCGGCATTTCCTACATAACGTCCCTGGCCAACAGCGTGCCAACGGCGGCCAATGTTGTCTATCATGCCAAAATTGTCGAAGAAAAGGCGCTCCTCCGCCAGCTGATCAACACGGCTACCCAAATTGCCGGCATGGGCTATGAGGCCAATGAGGAAGTTGCCGCTATCCTTGACCGGGCGGAAAAGATGATTTTGGAAGTGTCCAACCGCAAGGTGGGGCGCGATTTTACCCCGATCAAGGCCATTATTTTCGATGCCTTCGCCAAAATCGAAGAACTATATGCGACCCGCGGCGGCATTACCGGGATCCCTACCGGGTTTAAGGATCTTGACCGTCTGACTTCGGGCCTCCAGCCGTCCGACCTCATTCTCATTGCCGCCCGTCCCAGTATGGGCAAGACGGCGTTTACCCTGAATATTGCCCAGCATGTGGCCATCCGCGAGAAAAAGACGGTTGCCTTTTTTTCGCTGGAGATGTCCAAGGAGCAGCTTGTCCAGCGGATGCTGTGCGCCGAGGCCGCTATCGACGCCCAGCGGCTGCGCACTGGCGAACTGGAGGACCACGACTGGAAGAAGCTCGTGCTGGCGGCCGACAAGCTGGCGGCGGCGCCGATTTTTATCGACGACACGCCCGGCATCACCGTCCTGGAGATGCGTACCAAAGCGCGGCGGCTCAAAATTGAGCATGATTTGAAACTGATTATTATCGACTACCTGCAGCTCATGCAGGGCAGCTCAGGCCCCAGCCGCAGCGAGAACCGCCAGCAGGAAATTTCGGAAATATCCCGCTCGCTCAAGGCGCTGGCCCGGGAGCTCAACGTGCCGGTCATCGCCCTGTCCCAGCTCAGCCGCGGCGTCGAGGCCCGCCAGTCCAAGAAACCCATGCTGAGCGACCTGCGCGAATCGGGGTCGCTCGAGCAGGACGCCGACATCGTCGCTTTTCTTTACCGTGAAGATTATTACAATCCCGATACCGACAAGAAGAATATCACCGAGGTTATCGTCGCCAAGCACCGCAATGGCCCGGTCGATACGGTGCAGCTCTTTTTCCACAAGCAGTTTACCAAGTTCATCGACCTTACCACCCGGACGGACTAA